TTCCTTTTAAACCAGTTATATAGAGCAAAATTCATGTTACACACTTTTAAGAATGCTCATTTACACACTTTTAAGAATGCTCATTTATAATGTAAGACTACTACAGTGCCagttttttatgtaatttcagGGGTCTGTGTACCAGAAAACTCAGGCAGCTCGGgatattaacattaaacaaaggGACAAGTTCTGGGCTAAAACTGAGGTAGGTGGTGTGTTCTCTAAAGCTTAAACCTGATGTTGGAAATAActttactttaaaattttgaatgttGTAATCATGAAATTTTGATGTGGTAATAAAATTACTTTACTGAACATTTTCATTAGAAATGATCtgtaaaaagtttttattccatATCACGAGTTCTGTATGTACTATATCTTAAGAAAGAAAAACTCTATTTTTCTCATGgcaatatttaatttacaacaaTTTATGAATACAGTCAAACTGTCGTAGTCTCaaaattttgtataatttatatctTGAGCTAGCTTTTAATGTACAATCATAAATCTAACTGTGACCACTCTACAATACAACCAGACGGAGGAACATGAGAGACAGGACATTGAGAGACGCACATTGTTGGAACGTCAACAGTCGCTAGATAGTGAGCGCAAGGCTCGTGAGGTACACGACAACATGCATGTAATAGATGTCATGTGAATCTGTGTATTAACAGTCTAGACTTTCTGGTGTGAGCGCTTGCTATAGAACTAACACTAATCACAATATTGATTCTGTCTTTTTCAGTAATAGTCTATGTAAAAACACTTGGCATGGCATCAAGGTTCGGGCCTGCGTGCATGTCATTGAGTAGATGTCAGTTTCTGTGATGTGCACCTTCGTTATAGTTCTCATACTGACAGTACACGcacacaaaattaatattgtctttttcaatgatattttattttgaatcccTTGTATGTTATGAAAATACAAGCGGTGAAAAGAAGAAAACGTCTTGTAGTAAATTTAGCGTAATCTTGAAAAATGATGTCACAGTTTCCTGTCACTAATTATAATATAGCTGCACCTATGACACGACATATATTTAAGGTCCGTGGTACGTAAAGGTAGTTTAcacttttttatgaataaaacgtTAAAATTAATGCCGAACTTAATGACTACATTTAATTAACTAACTATAACGTCTTTAAGTATTTAAGTAACTATAAGATTCATTCCTGCTTATTAGGAATCCCAATTTGGGATTGTGTGATTGACTGTTCATATCTTTCCTTTTTTGGTGTGGATGTGTGATAATAGCTCtatgatatattgtttaacatatttttatgcatGGGTTATTTTAATCTCTTTGTAGAATTAAAACTTACATCTTTTAAGCAAGTACATTTACTTAGATCTGTAGACGCTTTTTAATTGGTTGAAGGGACTTAATCACAAATTTCATGTtggaaactttttttcaaacatgttttaagtttgttttgatgaaaacaagacCATAAAGCAACTGACAGGTAGTTATTTGAACGGAGGTTTGTAAAGTTAAGTCTAAAATTCATTTTCTATCAAAAGCATTACTAACAACACTTTTCAaccaaataaatcattttctgtcatattttcatacattttatgaaaaaatgatttaccCCTTGAACATGTGATGAAAATTTACAAATGTTACAGCATTTTTTGCGGATTGAATGGGGATGAAGTTTGGCaccattcaaaataaaaaaaatcttttcacaaatattggactcaaaattcacaatcctaaataaaaaaaaagaaacaacacaGTTTTAACACTTAGTAAAACTAATACAAATGTGTTCAAATGCAGTCTTATtctcttaaaattatttaaatttatgatcAAAAAAGGGGCtttctgtgttttttgtttggaaTACACTAGGgtaaattcacaattttaggTATTTTATAGCTACATCCACAATTCTTAGGGCCCTGGCCCCATTCACAAAAAGGTGGAAAGTCACACTGTGTTAGAATCAGTTAGTTCCCATTACACATTTTCATGTCTGACCCTATAAAACGTAAAAGTACCTTTAAAATGTCTAGTAAATTACagattttttgtatttctttgcATATATACACTCTCTGGCTTTTTGGTATGGGCATATTGTTTAAAGTACTAGTTCAGAGTGGATATTGAAATATTAGGCTGATTATTCGTAACTTTGCTGAagtttttgatgaaatttatttatgatgcgctgatatgtttcaataaataatagcACGGCTTATTCAGTTGTATAAAAATTTGTAAGAAACACTGCAGATCACTTACACTAGTGTATAGTGTATCAGTAAAACTTCCTAAGAAATAAAGTcaataatgatgatgttaataacatcaataacttaagcaaagttctgaacaatcagtgTTTTACATTGCTTCTTCATACCAGTACAATGAAGTTTTCTTTTACTCTCAGTAGCCTCAGTGTAATCTGTGctagtttgtttatattaacatgttttgttatagCATTTGTATACAATCTTTGTATGTTAGTTTCTCGCAATTCTCTTGTTTTATTGGATTGTCTTTTTTGGGAGGTGTTGTGGTAGCATTGATGTTGTCATCATTGttttgaggtattgtcatatcGTTGGTGTTGTCAATGTTGGCATCAGGGTGCAAAATCCTTAACCTTGGCCACATCTTGAAAATCGTTCAAGTTTTTTACATGAAACTTAGCTCACAGATTGCCAAGAACAACATGTTTTGTGTTGCCTGTAGAAACATCCCATTCCCAGAATAAGAGctttgttttactgtttattgCTTTGCCTTGTTGTAAAGGACATACAAACACTGATTCCAGAGTATGGAATTGGCTGATCATGCATAATCTCATATGAGTTATGTAAGAAAGATTTGTTCATGTAAGATCATGATTGTTTGACAGACTCTATTTAGACTATTACTTTCTTGTTTGTAAGCTGCTGTTTGTTCAGATCTATACCATTTAGATTTAAAACCTCACTATGTATTCTGCTAAAAGTCTGTACAATTTATATTATCAAGGAGACCAAACCGAAAGATGAAACTGAGGCTGAAGTGGTATACACTTGCAGATACCATTCATATCCATACACTTCAATATAAGCATTGTCCATATTTGAGATACACAGTAGCTTCCCTTCCTTTCACACACTTTTCCACATGTATATCATCCATTTAAACACATGGCCCTAGCACAATTTATAGCCTATTATaaactgaaattgaaaaaaCCGCTTTCGGACCGATTATTTAGCCATTTTCTGTAACTGTAACCGGTCTGGCAAAGTCAAAAttggtccagaccggcaaattgccggtttttagaagcccttaGCCTTTACCTTTATGTAAACTTTGTCCTTTCCCAAGatgttatttcatatattttagaaaataatggATTTCTCACTAAAtgattttctttgttattttattgctaTTTGACCTTAAAATTCATGATAAATTGGAACAGAAAGAATAAAAACTTGGCTTAACTTTAAGGGGATCTTTGACCAACTCAAGCAAACTTCCTTtcttagtttttatataaaatacccACTCATATACTATCCTTTTTTTACGCAGGCGAAGGAGGCGGAAGAGCGGGAGCGGCAGTTGCAGGAGCGTATGAAGGCCATCAACCAGCAGAGGGCGGCAGAGAGACGTGCCAGCCAGTCTGACGACCAACAGCAGAAAAAACAATGGGTGGGGTTATTACACATGACCATTGCTTAAAATCATTCTGCTTTGGCAATAAGTTTTTAGATTTATAACTCAACATTTAAAACAGCTATAAATTTTAATACTTCTATGATTTTACTGTAATTTCTAAGCACACATTGAAGGTAAATTAACCCAATATTAGGTTCTTACATTGTATggaattgtattgtattgatgGATCATTTGGATCCTTCCCTAGATTGAATTactctgaaaataaaataacactaAAATCTGTACATTTTGATTTACATAGACAATTAATAATTTCAGGAGCTCGACCAGGAGCAGGCAGCACGAGATGAAGAAGAACGTGGTCACCGTGCTGACCAGCTGCGACGGGAAAGGGCTGCAGAGGCCGAGAAGCTCGCATCGGCCAAAACATCCACTGCTCGCTCATATTTCAAGAGGAAAGAGTCACAGTCTGAGGACACAGAGGATCGACCCCCACCACCCAGAAGGTACTTTGATAACTGCAATTATAATGAACTTTAAGTCATCTAAACGTCTTGCAAAAAATGAATGCCTTAAGCTTACAGAGGCTCTCTAGAGCTCTTGAGTCCAATTTATTGTGCTGACAGTCTGTTCTTGACCAAGTTGTTATCATTACATAATGCATATTATTGAAGTAGATGAATGAGATCTAGATTTATTATGCTACCGTTACtaactgttattttttatatgttgaatgctagtaaaatataaacatttcaaactttGACATGTTTTCAGGCAACTGAAGCACAATTTTGGTGAGGTGGACCAGGAGGAGCCCCCAGCTGCCAGACAGCCCATCCAGCTTCCACGCAAACAGCCTTCTCCCCCTCCCACTCAACCGGCCCGTGAGCCCTCCCCACCCCCACAGAGGCAGCCGTCCCCACCCCCTCAGCGAGAAGCTTCTCCACCCCCAAGGGAGCCAAGTCCCCCACCAAAGAGGCAACCTTCTCCACCACCTGCTCAGGCACCAACCCAACCCCCAGCTGGAAAAAACCTGCTGGCAGAAAACCTACCACCCAGACATGGAGACTCAGATGAGGAGGAGGCTGATGAAGACTGGGGAGAGGAAGGTAAATTTTTTGATAAAGGCCACATACAACCATTAGTTTATATACatagttgttaaatatttttattttatgcccCAACAAATTTATAGGaggcatatatatatgtctgtACATTCATACATCCCATTATCTTGTGTGTTGAACTCGGCCCCTTTCATATGAATGGAATCCGTTGTTTTGGTAGAAAATATTGTGAAGTTATTGTCGTATTCTTGGTGTCATCTGCGTTGTTAGCTTCATTGTGcaaaaaaattaaccttgaCCATACTTCAAAACCCGTTCAAGACATGCAAATATTACTAGTGGCAAAATGCACAttgtagcaaggcccattacttaggttttaataattgtcaagttgTGCCCCttcataatttgaacaattgaaGCAAAACACTTTAAATTGGCCATAACCTTTAAACTGTGCAAGATAATAACATGAAACTTTCTATTACATTACCAGTGATAATGTTCACATGCGTAGAAAAACCCATAACTCTTGCTCTACCGGGTAATAAgtgttaagttatgccccttattGACTACAAAGTACAGACGAGCGTTGATGTTCTCTCTTCGGCACTCTTGTTAGTTAAATTGCACCATAGACCAAGTTTAAGTCtaggaaaattaaaaaagaacattgcGAATACACAGAGtatatatatgacaatacaAATTCAACAAGGAATGTAATCAAGGAGGCAAATATGAACCTCTTGTTCCTGTTATTGcttaaatacattataataaGGAGGCTTAGAAAATATGTTTCTCTGTAGCCaatgataaatacatgtaggtagaaccattatttaaatagtattatattttttattgatttacatttagaatattgttttctgctttttaatatatttgattcTAGGAAAATCAAAGCCAGCAGGTAAACTGTCTTCTACATGAACAAGGCAACTGCCTGTTATACGCATATAAACATGTTCTATACAATGTCTTTGGCTGTTTTCttgcaattatatttaatttttacatttctaagtacatgtaaataatgattGCAAAATCCAAACTTGTATGTGGACTACTTTTTGAGTGCtttgtcatccaggtatgtgtactttgtacaagtttaAAGGGTGGAGTTGGTATTAAAGACACATGTACAATTTATGATCTACGTGATACATGGAAAAGTTGGCTTGGACATAGTTTTAAGTGCGAGTTGATGATCCTACCGATACCCTTGCAAACCATGCTTTTTATGCCAACGACAACTTGAACTTGTACGAGTGGCTTCATATACACAATATCAAGGAGTTTATCGCAACCACTTTATTATCCACAGAGCATGTTTGACCTTTATACAACCTTCATGGACaaacaacattcaataaaatatcttgTATGATGCCTGTCCTTTTTCTCATGTAcagtttatatgaatatatctgCATATCTGTTAACAAAGACTGTCATAGAACTTTTCAAGTTGTTAGTAAAGAATAGATGATGTACGCTCAAATAATGTAAATGATAgtcataataattaaaattatcaaatatgacaataacaacacaaaaatcTTCCTTTTATTCCCTTTGAATAACACCATTGGAAGAACTTAATTGTGTACTAGTATTTGTCATATCTTGCAAAcctacaaaatattaaatatattattgcttTTGAATGAATAGGAAATATCGTcacaaattgttatttttacaaaagCATGCAAAACCAAACAATTATGAGAAAAGACCTATCTACAGTAACTGTAATGCCATTGTTTCAGTGGAGCAAGACATCCAAGCAGTACAGGCCCCAGATGTCCCCAACCCCGAGCCTGCGGCACCTGAGGGCAAGGGACTGTGTTGTATTGCATTATACGACTATCAGGCTTGTGAGTACCGTCTTCACTCTTTGTCAGAACCTAGTTGTAATCACTGTGTACATTTGGTAAACCCTGTCCACACACATGAACAAGTGGCCCCTAAAAGGGCACCTATAGAGGGCAAGGGGCTGTGCTGTATTGCCTTATATGACTACCAGGCTTGTGAGTACCCTTTTCACTCTTTTGTCAGAAGGTAGTTGTCATTGCCGTGAATTTTTGGTAAACTCCGTCCACACACATGAACAGGTGACCCCTTAAACCACAAGGGGCTGTGTGTGCAATAAACCACTACCAGGCTTGTGTGAACCTAGTTCTCTCTTATGTCAGAAGGTAATTGGAATGGCTGAAGTATCCATCCTTATTGCCCAAAGCCCGCAGCCCTTACACCTGTGGCCGTTAGTCAGTTGTTACTTATTGCTTAACCTAAGGCCTTCCAATTTATgcttgaatataaataaaaagctgtGATTAGCAAAATTCTAATTAAAGTAACACTTTAATCTCTGGGTATGTTAGTTGCTATTTGTGTTGACCCTAGTACATATATCCCACCAGAACAACCCTAAAGATTGGCCAGTATTATTATGGCCCAGAGTAAAGGaccttttatattaaacacatatGCATATCctcactggtaaaatgtttcatgtgaatatctttcATACTATTGGGTATCCAATGGTAAAAATTTTGTGCAGCGATACTGTCATTGTCTATGCCATCCAAAACATcacaaaggctatgacaataattCTTTTACTCCATAGAATATGTCATACTAGCAATGCAGGTATGATTCTTATGAagataatgtaaaaaaaaataaaaaatgacctagtattttattatttttagctgATGACACTGAGGTAACCTTTGACCCAGATGATGTCCTCACACATGTCGAACAAATAGACGAAGGTTGGTGGATTGGCACTGCCCCTAACGGCTCACGAGGAATGTTTCCCGCCAACTACGTTGAAATTATTCAAAGCTGATACCCTTCGTGTTCAAAGACTACTGGTGTCttgatgtatttgtttcattttgatacattttggATTGCTATAAATTTAGAAGGTCTTTTTAAgctatttttgtatttcaaccATTTTGGCAAAGTTAAGTAATTGCAAAAAAGTGTGACATGTCTATATGAATTGCTTCTGTAAACATGAcagtttttatgttttcatttagaaAAGTTTTAAATACGCAATTGATGGAGTCGTGGATgtaagcaaaaataaaacacatgtaaaatcCTTCTactgtattaatattttgtatactgCTCTTTTCTCATAAGGGGTAAAATTAAAGCATTCtactgtattaatattttttatactgcTCTTTTTTATGAGGGGTATTTGTTAGGATTATGATTATTGAAATAGTAAACCAAGGTAATAGATgccataaatatattttgtatatattttgtatacaatgttgATGTACTTTTGAGAACTTCTTTTCCTCCATGTACTTTTGCATAGAAATTTATTGTACGAACGGGTAAGTATGTCCTCTTATGATATTATAcacctttttatttaatgatttatatcCATGAATTTAAGTGACAGTATCATAGTTtgcaacaaaatgcatatttcgtACAATCAACATTGAGAGACTTGAAACATATTGATCTTTGCCAAAATATATCACTATCCAAGCAAGTATCCCGTTATAAATGTAGAGCGAGCACAGGCAGTTCTGTCAAGAggattaaaatgtattgaagtAATGACACCTGGGGATGGGTTCTATTTTCTTCCCCATCCTAGTATGAATGCAGTTCAAAGTcaaatatttcgaaaaaaagatttggacaTTTCCTGCGTGATGAAAGCTTTCAGTGACCTAGTTTTACTACGACTCAGTTAAACATTTTCCCTAAAAGTTGCTGTGAGAGATCCCTTTAATGAAAATTCTAGTACTGGTAAAAACTGGTTTGAGTAACACATGTAATACAGAAATGACTTTCAGTTATAGTTTCTTAATTGAAAATAGCAGTCTAAATGGATAAATGGaaaaccaaaatgttttatctGCATCTTATTTCAATGTGACTAAAGTTTGTTTAGCTTTCATAGTATGCTTTATAGAGCTGAATGCATGGCCTTTACATGGAATCATGAAAATAAAGGATAATTAATATGTCTCAGGCAGCTTTTTCTATCAATTTGGCTACATTGCACGATTTTGGTTctttggaaataattattacaaatgaaataagcattaatgaaaattaccaaaattaattaattgtttaatgtgttttaatttcttccaaacttgtTTCTTTAAAAGGATTGTCTTTGAGGCATCATTTTCTTTTTGCGATTAACGTAAATTACTTGACTGATGTTTCCATAGTTCCTACGAAAGTCAACTGcattcactgtttcaaacaacccaattatttaaaaatactgtcatcaaacttttttttttctatgttcCATAAAGATTCAATATTAGGATGAAATTAAAGCAAGTGAATGTTCGAAGGCTCGAAATTGTGTCATGTAGCTCAATTGTGTGTCATTATATTACCATTTTGCTAAATTTCCAATTGTTCAAAACACAGTGGCAATGATTATGATGGCATTTCCCTTAATTCTCCATGGTTATGGCAGTGAAGTGTGGTTTAATACATATACCAGTGTCTACACACTGTTGGTGCAGTATATGTTGACCTATGCAAATGTTTGTGACTACTGTTCTccggttaaggttttgtgttaTCAGTGTATGTTTGTAATTGCTATGAATATTAATAAGGCAATTAACTTCTGATTTAGAATGAACATTACTTGATTGAAGGCAATTATGTACAGGTACACGATAATTTCCTTACTGTTCATGTATCAGGTAATAAAGtgattttgaacaaatataggTGTCTTTGTAATACTCATACAAGCTTCATTATCTGAGATGGATTTCGTACAATTGTGCTATATTTGAGcatcatatttcatatattggtgacacatgaatattttaaagtCCATAAACATTCTATATGTATTGTCTTTGTCCAATCATGGGTTGTTAAATGCTGTAGTAATAACCTGCATGATTAGTTATGGTATTCAATTTTCTGTAtcaattccattaaaatatctGTGATAGTCATGGTTTCATCCAATAAACTGTCTATTTGTGAATAAGGGTAGAACATGTTAGAATGATCTTATTGGTTAAACCTGTACGTATTAAGGAGAAATAAGAGaatatctttttaatatatcatcagaccatttgataaaataaatattaccaCCTCTTGATGTAAGTATTATGTTCTAATTCATATATCTGTAAAAAAGGTGCATATTTAATGAGCTGTCTGTTAATGGCCTATGTGCCAGTTATTGGATTACATTTCATTTGTTAATGGCGTACAAGCAAGTTATTggattacattttatttgttaatggcCTACAAGCAAGTTTATGGATTACATCTTATTTGTTAATGGCCTACAAGCGAGTTATTGGATAATATCTTATTTGTTAATGGCCTACAAGCAAGTTATTGGATTATATCTATTTTGTTAATGGCCTACAAGTGAGTAACTggattacattttatttgttaattgccTACAAgtaatttgtttacatgttatgcATTAATGACCTATATGCAAGGCAATGCATtacatgttatttgttaatGGCTTACAAGCAAGTTATTGCATAACATGTAATTCATTAATGGCCTATTTGCACGACCTTATACATGTAGCTATTAATGTGTTTGAATAAATTGCTAGACTCAAGTTTACAATGTACCGgtacatgtaattttattttttacagctatatacatgtttaaggAAACAAAGCAGTGCCATgtgacatttaaatcaatatttaattatcaaacatGTACCTTTAACAAAAGATGTTGTTTCTTTGTTGGTATTCAATTTAATATTCATGTCATTGTGTTTGACAAATGCATGTTTATCTCAAAGATTTTTAATGCAGCAGTTTAAGAAGACTTCGGAATTCAATTCTGATTGCTTATTGGTTTATGCTTACGGtaccttaaataataaaacaagattaCATGTTGTTGGAGTCATTTTAATTCTGTTATATTGATAAACAAGATGGAATGAAATTGTTGATATCTTAGTCCAGGAATATacacataatgtttaaatatactgtTAAACTTATAACTTAGGTATagcattattttaacaaaaaaaatacagttggAGCAATTTAGGATGATGATAAATGGTTTCATTACATCTATCATTAGTGTAATGTTGAAAGTGAATGAGATGACAGGTAATACATGCAAGCCTTGTGAATTGATTTATGTTAGGCTTTTATTGTGCTTTGTTTTCTGTTATTTTGATTTGCAAGcacataattttatatgaatCTGTTGAATATTTGAATGCTTAACtcttttatatgatatatttcattcattgatAATTATGAAAACTGTGTACTGTGTTGTTATGTTATGGaggtatacatataaatataagaacagcacaaaatgtGCTCTAACTATTTATTGCGACATGTATTGTACGATATCTAAACTAGAACTGATAAGCATGTGGCTGTGCCTAGGTATTTAACTCACTAGGGCAGATAACCCTTAGATGATAAGGCTTTCATGTAACATCtccattgtttttataaatgaaaaatattcaaaattatctTTATAAGAACAGCTatgcacaatattgaaataacaaccaatatatacatacatttgaaTTAACAACTGTATCAATATATGTTCAACAACGGTCGATGTAATTGGTAATCGTTTCAccaattattattaatgattttactATCAGTCACTAACTAGTTATCAATAAATCCCATGGTTTCTGTTATCTATTTACACATCTGCTaccatttttaacttttgtagaTGAGCTGCTTGCTGGCATTTCTTGGTTGGACAATGCTCTATCTAAGCTTGAATCGCACGGCATGTTCTAAAATCTGACTCAGCATTTTGTGTCGGCCAGGCCAGGACAGGCCATATTTTCATCCTCCGctttattgccctttgcttattttatatttaaaattggtttcttcgcaaaccctcttacgtttttcatgcaatttctaccaaactttcacagattgatgatcataaagtgaagcagtgcatatagtctggcttttgcgatttgaccatttttgaaagagttattgccctttgcttattttacatttaaaattggttttaaaattggtttcttcgcaaatcTTCTTACGTTTTttatgcgatttctaccaaactttcacagattgatgactatattgtgacacagtgcatattgtcgggcttttgcgattcgaccatttttgaaagagttatagcccttcatttattttacatttaaaattggtttcttcgcaactcctcttacgtttttcatgcgatttctaccaaactttcacagattgatgactatatagtgatgCAGCGCATACtgtcgggctttcgcgattcgaccattttaggaagagttattgccctttcttaattttacacatttcttatgttcctgagaaattacccttaccattgattggctttcattacaaaaaaatgccctcatgaggcgggggatatagctgtctgtgaccacTCTTGTATACCTCAATTGAAAACCTGAGTTTTGTGCaagttaatgtaaataaaaaaaaactgtgttttatttttataaagaatgtggttgataaaaataaattcattaactTATAAgataaatacacaaatatcaGGTGTTCAATTGAAGTATGCATGTAGTTTTGAACAACTTGATGTTCAACTATATAACCTGTTAAATAGAATTTCTACATCTTAAATTaagacaaaacatataaaaatggtcacaaatgaaatacatatgtatgtaacCAGAAATCAGGTTTTCTATAATGAATTCAACTATGCATGTAGTTTTGACCAAgccatattttatacatactgattgttaaaccatttaatatACTGGAACACAATGATATACCTTTCTTTGGAAAATAAACTGCATGTTTTAGATTTTAGAACACAGAAATCAGGTTTTCTATAATGAATAGAACTATGCATGTAGTTTTGACCAAgccatattttatacatactgattgttaaaccatttaatatACTGGAACACAATGATATACCTTTCTTTGGAAAATAAACTGCATGTTTTAGATTTTAGAACACAGAAATCAGGTTTTCTATAATGAATAGAACTATGCATGTAGTTTTGAACAACTTGATGGTAAACTATATGAACTGTAATGTTAGATAAAATTTCTACAtcttgaaaaaagaaaaaaaaaatcaaataatcattacaaataaaatatatatgaatgtaaaaaataaaatatatgtacgtTAAACTTTAGTTTGaacatattgattttaagatacTATTTGTAAACCCACTTCTGTGcacttcaaaaatatatctgATTAGTGTTAACAATATTCCCAtgcattcaattattaaaacactttttgatGCTTGTGCtctcaaattgtattaaatctGGCCTTGCCTGGCCCGGCCTGACACAAAATGTTGAGTCagcaggccaggccaggccaggttttagaacatgccGAATCACACTAGTCTTCATTA
The Mya arenaria isolate MELC-2E11 chromosome 12, ASM2691426v1 DNA segment above includes these coding regions:
- the LOC128212237 gene encoding drebrin-like protein isoform X2; amino-acid sequence: MAIDLRKHKDALLKAYNDVVADNNSTDWAVFTYEGQTAVLKVAETGEGGISDMVDDLNSSKIMYAYCKVLDPNTNLPKFVLINWQGEAAPESMKFKCANHLRDVTNFFHGIHVTVNARTEDDMDEDDILKKVAKSSGSQYSIHKEKSKPQEPIAAVGSVYQKTQAARDINIKQRDKFWAKTETEEHERQDIERRTLLERQQSLDSERKAREAKEAEERERQLQERMKAINQQRAAERRASQSDDQQQKKQWELDQEQAARDEEERGHRADQLRRERAAEAEKLASAKTSTARSYFKRKESQSEDTEDRPPPPRRQLKHNFGEVDQEEPPAARQPIQLPRKQPSPPPTQPAREPSPPPQRQPSPPPQREASPPPREPSPPPKRQPSPPPAQAPTQPPAGKNLLAENLPPRHGDSDEEEADEDWGEEVEQDIQAVQAPDVPNPEPAAPEGKGLCCIALYDYQASDDTEVTFDPDDVLTHVEQIDEGWWIGTAPNGSRGMFPANYVEIIQS
- the LOC128212237 gene encoding drebrin-like protein isoform X1, with the protein product MAIDLRKHKDALLKAYNDVVADNNSTDWAVFTYEGQTAVLKVAETGEGGISDMVDDLNSSKIMYAYCKVLDPNTNLPKFVLINWQGEAAPESMKFKCANHLRDVTNFFHGIHVTVNARTEDDMDEDDILKKVAKSSGSQYSIHKEKSKPQEPIAAVGSVYQKTQAARDINIKQRDKFWAKTETEEHERQDIERRTLLERQQSLDSERKAREAKEAEERERQLQERMKAINQQRAAERRASQSDDQQQKKQWELDQEQAARDEEERGHRADQLRRERAAEAEKLASAKTSTARSYFKRKESQSEDTEDRPPPPRRQLKHNFGEVDQEEPPAARQPIQLPRKQPSPPPTQPAREPSPPPQRQPSPPPQREASPPPREPSPPPKRQPSPPPAQAPTQPPAGKNLLAENLPPRHGDSDEEEADEDWGEEGKSKPAVEQDIQAVQAPDVPNPEPAAPEGKGLCCIALYDYQASDDTEVTFDPDDVLTHVEQIDEGWWIGTAPNGSRGMFPANYVEIIQS